In the genome of Candidatus Methylomirabilota bacterium, the window GCGGACATCGAGGGGTTTCCCGACATGGCGGGCCTCTTCAAGGACACCGCGGACGCCGAGACCGGTCACGCCTTCGGCCACCTCGACTTCCTGAAAGAGGTCGGCGATCCGGTGACCGACGAGCCGATCGGCAAGACCGAGAAGAACCTCAAGTCCGCGGTCACCGGCGAGACGTACGAGTACACGCAGATGTACCCGGGCATGGCCAAGACCGCGCGTGACGAGGGCTTCCCGGAGCTCGGCGAGTGGTTCGAGACGCTCTCGAAGGCCGAGAAGTCGCACGCGGGGCGGTTCAACAAGGGGCTCAAGCAGATCGCGGGCAAGGAGCCGGCTGAGGCCATCTAGCTCTCGTTCCGGTTCGGGGGGGCGCGCCGGGGGACCCTGCTCGACCACGCTAGCCGCAACACGCGGGGT includes:
- a CDS encoding rubrerythrin family protein, with the protein product MAGKSLKGTKSHANLKEAFAGESQANRRYLYFARVADIEGFPDMAGLFKDTADAETGHAFGHLDFLKEVGDPVTDEPIGKTEKNLKSAVTGETYEYTQMYPGMAKTARDEGFPELGEWFETLSKAEKSHAGRFNKGLKQIAGKEPAEAI